One genomic segment of Humidesulfovibrio mexicanus includes these proteins:
- the hypB gene encoding hydrogenase nickel incorporation protein HypB, producing MGKTVTIVRNVMEANERRAGKLKEFFADKGILCLNLMSSPGAGKTSLLERTLADLKGEFKMAVIEGDLQTDNDARRVAATGAQAVQVNTEGGCHLDSSMIEDAIAELDMEGLDILFIENVGNLVCPAEFLLGEDHKITILSVTEGDDKPEKYPLMFHLSSAMLLNKIDLLPYVEFSLETASAHARKLNKDIEIFPVAARKGEGLAAWYDWLRRARAAKKG from the coding sequence ATGGGCAAGACCGTCACCATCGTCCGCAACGTCATGGAGGCCAACGAGCGCCGGGCCGGCAAGCTTAAGGAATTCTTCGCGGACAAGGGCATTTTGTGCCTGAATCTCATGAGCAGCCCCGGCGCGGGCAAGACCTCGCTGCTTGAGCGCACCCTGGCCGACCTCAAGGGCGAGTTCAAGATGGCCGTCATCGAGGGCGACCTGCAGACCGACAACGACGCCCGCCGCGTGGCCGCCACCGGCGCCCAGGCCGTGCAGGTGAACACCGAGGGCGGCTGCCATCTGGACAGCTCCATGATCGAGGACGCCATTGCCGAGTTGGACATGGAGGGCCTGGACATCCTGTTCATCGAGAACGTGGGCAACCTGGTCTGCCCGGCGGAATTCCTGCTGGGCGAGGACCACAAGATCACCATCCTCTCCGTCACCGAGGGCGACGACAAGCCCGAAAAATATCCCCTGATGTTCCATCTGTCCTCGGCCATGCTGCTGAACAAGATAGACCTGCTGCCCTATGTGGAGTTCAGCCTGGAGACCGCCAGCGCCCACGCCCGCAAGCTCAACAAGGACATCGAGATATTCCCCGTGGCCGCGCGCAAGGGCGAGGGCCTGGCCGCCTGGTACGATTGGCTGCGCCGCGCACGGGCCGCCAAGAAGGGCTAG
- a CDS encoding LysR family transcriptional regulator, with protein MELYQLRTFVAVAEAGHLTRAAERLFISQPAVSAHIKALEEELGVPLFSRGPRGMSLTSEGQALRPQAEAALQSVGELLARARSLRQTLTGELKLALNTDPELLRVRGLLSLLRAAHPDLAVHLAQSMSKLIVEEVRLRRLDGGFAYIGEALVGQQAEELTGLRLASTTLHVVCPPSWAARLADCTWEDAAEEPWVWYSDNCPCRPLLLRRLGPLAQRISKVAVTDAESTLKALVADGAGLGLLGRHEAEAWEREGEVGILRSLEGLPIDICFLYRKDRAEDPALCAVLAALGEVWGLDPASAPDLIPAEVR; from the coding sequence ATGGAGCTGTATCAGTTGCGCACGTTCGTGGCCGTCGCCGAGGCGGGCCACCTGACCCGCGCGGCCGAACGCCTGTTCATCAGCCAGCCAGCCGTGTCCGCGCACATCAAGGCCCTGGAGGAGGAACTCGGCGTGCCGCTCTTCTCCAGGGGGCCGCGCGGCATGAGCCTGACCTCCGAGGGCCAGGCCCTGCGCCCCCAGGCCGAGGCCGCGCTCCAGAGCGTGGGCGAACTGCTCGCCCGTGCGCGCTCCCTGCGCCAGACCCTCACCGGGGAGCTCAAGCTCGCGCTGAACACCGACCCCGAGTTGCTGCGCGTGCGCGGGCTGCTTTCCCTGCTGCGCGCGGCGCACCCGGACTTGGCCGTGCACCTCGCCCAGAGCATGAGCAAGCTCATCGTGGAGGAGGTGCGCCTGCGGCGGCTGGACGGCGGTTTCGCCTACATCGGCGAGGCCCTGGTCGGCCAGCAGGCCGAGGAACTCACCGGCCTGCGCCTGGCGTCCACCACCCTGCACGTGGTGTGCCCGCCGTCCTGGGCCGCCAGGCTTGCGGACTGCACCTGGGAGGACGCGGCGGAGGAACCCTGGGTGTGGTACTCGGACAACTGTCCCTGCCGCCCGCTGCTCTTGCGGCGTCTGGGGCCGCTGGCGCAGCGCATCAGCAAGGTTGCCGTCACCGATGCCGAGAGCACCTTGAAGGCCCTGGTGGCCGACGGCGCGGGGCTGGGCCTGCTGGGGCGGCATGAGGCCGAGGCCTGGGAGCGCGAGGGCGAGGTGGGCATTCTGCGCAGCCTGGAGGGGCTGCCCATCGACATCTGTTTCCTGTACCGCAAGGACCGCGCGGAAGACCCCGCCCTGTGCGCCGTGCTGGCCGCCCTGGGCGAGGTCTGGGGCTTGGATCCGGCTTCGGCCCCGGACCTGATCCCGGCGGAGGTCCGCTAG
- a CDS encoding hydrogenase maturation nickel metallochaperone HypA/HybF: protein MHELSLIESMLTIIREERDKHDMRRIVRVRVVNGALSGAVTDALAFGWECMTQEGDLKGVALDIVDAPLKVVCGSCGTAFEPEDGRYMPCPACGEILGHTVTSGKELYIDEIEADIPDETDGAAATGA from the coding sequence ATGCACGAATTATCGCTCATCGAGAGCATGCTTACCATTATCCGGGAGGAGCGCGACAAGCACGACATGCGCCGCATCGTGCGCGTGCGGGTGGTCAACGGCGCGCTTTCCGGCGCTGTTACCGACGCGCTGGCCTTTGGCTGGGAATGCATGACCCAGGAGGGCGACCTGAAGGGCGTCGCGCTGGACATCGTGGACGCACCGCTCAAGGTGGTGTGCGGATCGTGCGGCACGGCTTTCGAGCCCGAGGACGGCCGCTACATGCCCTGTCCCGCCTGCGGCGAGATACTGGGCCACACCGTCACCAGCGGCAAGGAACTCTACATAGACGAAATCGAGGCCGACATACCCGATGAAACGGATGGCGCGGCCGCAACGGGAGCATAA
- a CDS encoding LysR family transcriptional regulator, with product MELYQLRTFVAVARAGHLTRAAEGLHVSQPAVSAHIKALEDELGVALFTRSARGMGLTPQGQALLARAQSVLEQAEELTRAARSLRQQLDGELKIALNTDAEFLRVRELLSVLRAEHPALGVHLPQNMSHFIAEEVRAGSLDGGFVYGEAPPQGLEAVPLCSFRLVVIGPLAWRERLAGATWADLAREPWVWYSDALPCHASVQRWIAPYECRLSKVAVTDYEGTIRALVQSGAGLGIMREDEGARCEGAGEAFVWRGDSLPMNAYFLYRRDRESDPAMRAVLAALRAVWGLEQPLASAHMRA from the coding sequence ATGGAGCTGTACCAGCTGCGCACCTTCGTGGCCGTGGCCAGGGCAGGGCACCTGACCCGCGCGGCCGAGGGGCTGCACGTGAGCCAGCCCGCCGTGTCCGCGCACATCAAGGCTCTGGAGGACGAGCTTGGCGTGGCGCTCTTCACGCGGTCGGCCCGGGGCATGGGCCTTACCCCCCAGGGCCAGGCCCTGCTGGCGCGCGCGCAGTCCGTGTTGGAGCAGGCGGAGGAACTCACCCGCGCGGCGCGCTCGCTGCGGCAACAGCTCGATGGGGAGCTCAAAATAGCGCTGAACACCGATGCGGAGTTCCTGCGCGTGCGGGAGCTTTTGTCGGTTTTGCGCGCGGAGCACCCGGCCCTGGGCGTGCACCTGCCGCAGAACATGAGCCATTTTATTGCCGAGGAGGTGCGCGCCGGAAGCCTGGACGGCGGCTTCGTCTACGGGGAAGCACCGCCGCAGGGCCTGGAAGCCGTGCCCTTGTGTTCTTTCCGCCTGGTGGTGATCGGGCCGCTGGCTTGGCGCGAGCGGCTTGCGGGCGCCACCTGGGCCGACTTGGCGCGCGAGCCCTGGGTCTGGTATTCGGACGCGCTGCCCTGCCACGCCTCGGTGCAGCGCTGGATAGCGCCCTATGAGTGCAGGCTTTCCAAGGTGGCGGTCACCGACTACGAGGGCACCATCCGCGCCCTGGTGCAGAGCGGGGCCGGGCTCGGCATCATGCGCGAGGACGAGGGCGCGCGCTGCGAGGGGGCGGGAGAGGCCTTTGTCTGGCGGGGCGACAGCCTGCCCATGAACGCCTATTTCCTCTACCGGCGCGACCGCGAGTCCGACCCGGCCATGCGGGCGGTGCTTGCCGCCCTGCGCGCTGTTTGGGGGCTGGAACAGCCTCTTGCCTCCGCCCATATGAGGGCGTGA
- a CDS encoding sirohydrochlorin cobaltochelatase codes for MPTTHNAILLAAFGSRLPGAEDSLGVMRACAQELYPDWRVETAFTSGTVRRHKGAHSRQGRSPGEVLRQLVREGVRRLAVQSLHVVPGDEFLGLQRLVASMRGGPDGFERIELGRPLLGNAEDVRRAARALLSVLPSPRAKGEVVLLMGHGTRGNANSVYQDLADELRALDPSVLIGALEAEPGLAAKVDELRALGARKVHLLPLLFARGVHATRDMAGEGGHSWRGALTRAGFICETHLKGAGEHPALAEIWLSHLREAVERVRA; via the coding sequence ATGCCGACCACGCACAACGCCATTCTTCTTGCAGCATTCGGCTCCCGTTTGCCTGGCGCGGAGGACTCCCTCGGCGTCATGCGCGCGTGCGCGCAGGAGCTGTACCCGGACTGGCGCGTGGAGACGGCGTTCACCTCCGGCACGGTGCGCCGCCATAAAGGTGCGCACTCCCGCCAGGGACGTTCGCCCGGGGAGGTGCTGCGGCAGCTTGTGCGCGAGGGCGTGCGGCGCCTGGCCGTGCAGTCCCTGCACGTTGTGCCCGGCGACGAGTTTCTGGGCTTGCAGCGTCTGGTGGCCTCCATGCGCGGCGGGCCGGACGGGTTCGAGCGCATCGAGCTTGGGCGGCCGCTGCTGGGCAACGCCGAGGATGTGCGCCGCGCCGCCCGCGCCCTGCTCTCCGTGCTGCCCAGCCCGCGCGCCAAGGGCGAGGTCGTGCTGCTTATGGGGCATGGCACGCGCGGCAACGCCAATTCCGTGTACCAGGACCTGGCCGACGAACTGCGCGCTCTGGATCCGTCGGTGCTTATCGGCGCGCTGGAGGCCGAACCCGGCCTCGCCGCCAAGGTGGACGAGCTGCGCGCCCTGGGAGCGCGGAAGGTCCATCTTTTGCCGTTGTTGTTCGCGCGCGGGGTGCACGCCACCCGCGACATGGCCGGGGAGGGCGGACATTCCTGGCGCGGCGCGCTCACCCGGGCGGGCTTCATCTGCGAGACCCACCTGAAGGGCGCGGGCGAACATCCCGCCCTGGCCGAGATTTGGCTTTCCCACTTGCGGGAGGCCGTGGAGCGCGTCCGCGCATAG
- a CDS encoding GlcG/HbpS family heme-binding protein has translation MNTLRIRIATILCILAFTASAALAGGPQKTLPGDLSLTQAQAVLAAAQAKALAIKVPMNIAVVDAGGNLKAFARMDDAFIGSIDIATRKATTARFFNMSTRALGAAAQPGQPLFGIEATNGGLVIFAGGVLLVDKHNVIVGAVGVSGGSVDEDESVALAGAAAIAK, from the coding sequence ATGAACACTCTGCGCATCCGCATCGCGACGATTCTGTGCATTTTGGCCTTCACTGCGTCCGCAGCACTGGCGGGAGGACCCCAAAAGACTCTGCCGGGAGACCTGAGCCTGACGCAGGCCCAGGCCGTGCTGGCCGCCGCCCAGGCCAAGGCTTTGGCCATCAAGGTGCCCATGAACATCGCCGTGGTGGATGCGGGCGGCAACCTCAAGGCCTTTGCCCGCATGGACGACGCCTTCATCGGCAGCATCGACATCGCCACGAGAAAGGCCACCACGGCGCGCTTCTTCAACATGAGCACGCGCGCCCTGGGCGCTGCTGCCCAGCCCGGCCAGCCGCTTTTCGGCATCGAGGCCACCAACGGCGGTTTGGTGATCTTCGCCGGGGGCGTGCTGCTGGTGGACAAGCACAATGTGATCGTTGGGGCGGTGGGCGTCAGCGGCGGCAGCGTGGACGAGGACGAGAGCGTGGCCCTGGCCGGGGCTGCGGCCATCGCCAAGTAG
- a CDS encoding Mrp/NBP35 family ATP-binding protein yields MSEACKSCSSATKDGGCSSGQNPKTCGGKPEDERIVKTLGRIKHKIVVLSGKGGVGKSTVSANIAMALAQAGKQVGLLDVDIHGPSIPRLLSLQDAKPHIEPDHMEPVPYSKNLWVMSLGFLIPDKDTAVIWRGPMKLGLIKQFVRDVSWGDLDYLVTDCPPGTGDEPLTALQTFGPQAHAVIVTTPQGVAVDDVRRSVTFCRQLGNPILGIVENMSGFVCPSCKAVHNIFNSGGGEALAKEMGVNFLGRIPMDPEVVRSGDEGFALMKVQAESATALAFKKVVEPILALG; encoded by the coding sequence ATGAGCGAGGCATGTAAGAGTTGTTCCTCCGCCACCAAGGACGGCGGCTGTTCCTCCGGGCAGAACCCCAAGACCTGCGGGGGCAAGCCCGAGGACGAGCGGATCGTCAAGACCCTGGGGCGCATCAAGCACAAGATCGTGGTGCTTTCCGGCAAAGGCGGCGTCGGCAAGAGCACGGTTTCGGCCAACATCGCCATGGCGCTGGCCCAGGCGGGCAAGCAGGTGGGCCTGCTCGACGTGGACATCCACGGCCCAAGCATTCCCCGGCTGCTGTCCCTGCAGGACGCCAAGCCCCACATCGAACCCGACCACATGGAGCCCGTGCCCTACAGCAAGAACCTGTGGGTCATGTCCCTGGGGTTCCTGATCCCGGACAAGGACACCGCCGTCATCTGGCGCGGCCCCATGAAGCTCGGGCTCATCAAGCAGTTCGTGCGCGACGTGTCCTGGGGCGACCTGGACTACCTTGTGACCGACTGCCCCCCCGGCACCGGAGACGAGCCCTTGACCGCGCTCCAGACCTTCGGCCCGCAGGCCCACGCCGTCATCGTCACCACCCCGCAGGGCGTGGCCGTTGACGATGTGCGCCGCAGCGTGACCTTCTGCCGCCAGTTGGGCAATCCCATCCTGGGCATAGTGGAGAACATGAGCGGCTTTGTGTGCCCCAGCTGCAAGGCCGTGCACAACATCTTCAACTCCGGCGGCGGCGAAGCCCTGGCAAAGGAGATGGGCGTGAACTTCCTGGGACGCATCCCCATGGACCCGGAAGTGGTGCGCAGCGGCGACGAGGGCTTCGCGCTCATGAAGGTGCAGGCCGAATCGGCAACGGCCCTGGCCTTCAAGAAGGTCGTGGAGCCCATTCTGGCCCTGGGCTAG
- a CDS encoding XdhC family aldehyde oxidoreductase maturation factor, translated as MNGILKPLVHALERGQNLVQATILTHQGSTPRSAGSRMLLEADDRGGARILAGTVGGGVVEAQVIGLGAQVLADGQRRVEDFDLTNELAAGSDMICGGRLRVFLERLAPDDLPLFRELAHALARGGRRLRLTPLGGGPSALLNPAGADQDDGLAAAALAAAQRASAPVVLKHQGQAYALEPLAAPPQLLIFGAGHVSRPTAQMAALCGFAVTVIDDRPEFANAERFPWAETMVRPSLDDCFDGLPQGPEVSVVIVTRGHMFDAQVLAQALRTPSGYIGMIGSLRKRKAVYERLREEGFSDADLARVHCPIGLAIGAETPEEIAVSINAELIAHRAGLGSGGNGGAG; from the coding sequence ATGAACGGGATTCTGAAACCTCTGGTCCACGCGCTGGAGCGTGGCCAGAACCTTGTCCAGGCCACCATATTGACCCACCAGGGCAGCACCCCGCGTTCCGCCGGAAGCCGGATGCTGCTTGAGGCCGATGACCGGGGCGGCGCGCGCATCCTTGCGGGCACCGTGGGCGGCGGCGTGGTGGAGGCGCAGGTGATCGGTTTGGGCGCGCAGGTGTTGGCCGATGGTCAGCGCCGCGTGGAGGACTTCGACCTTACCAACGAACTGGCCGCCGGGTCGGACATGATCTGCGGGGGGCGGTTGCGCGTGTTCCTGGAGCGCCTGGCCCCGGACGACCTGCCCCTGTTCCGCGAGCTTGCCCATGCCCTTGCCCGTGGGGGCCGCCGTCTGCGCCTGACCCCGCTCGGCGGCGGGCCGTCCGCGCTGCTGAACCCGGCCGGTGCGGACCAGGACGACGGGCTTGCCGCAGCGGCCCTTGCCGCGGCGCAGAGGGCCAGCGCGCCCGTGGTGCTCAAGCATCAGGGGCAGGCCTATGCCCTGGAGCCCCTTGCCGCGCCGCCGCAGCTCCTCATCTTCGGCGCGGGGCACGTGTCGCGGCCCACGGCGCAAATGGCGGCCCTGTGCGGGTTCGCCGTCACCGTCATCGACGACCGGCCCGAGTTCGCCAACGCCGAGCGCTTTCCCTGGGCCGAAACCATGGTGCGGCCTTCACTGGACGATTGCTTCGACGGGCTGCCGCAGGGGCCGGAGGTCTCGGTGGTCATCGTCACGCGGGGGCACATGTTCGATGCCCAGGTGTTGGCCCAGGCCCTGCGCACGCCGTCGGGGTACATCGGCATGATCGGCTCTCTGCGCAAGCGCAAGGCCGTTTATGAGCGTCTGCGCGAAGAGGGCTTCAGCGATGCGGATTTGGCGCGCGTGCATTGCCCCATCGGGCTCGCCATCGGGGCCGAGACCCCGGAGGAGATCGCCGTGAGCATCAACGCCGAGCTTATCGCCCACAGGGCGGGGCTGGGCTCCGGGGGAAACGGGGGCGCGGGCTGA